A genomic window from Myxococcus xanthus includes:
- a CDS encoding integrase core domain-containing protein produces the protein APGKPWQNGTNESFNGRFRDECLSAEWFSTRREAVVLIEAWRRDYNEKRPHSSLGYKTPAEVGARRAHAGPVASSLEHGISSAAGLS, from the coding sequence CGCTCCAGGCAAGCCCTGGCAGAACGGTACCAACGAAAGCTTCAACGGCCGCTTCCGGGACGAGTGCCTGTCAGCGGAGTGGTTTTCCACCAGGAGGGAGGCCGTCGTCCTCATCGAGGCGTGGCGGCGCGACTACAACGAGAAGCGCCCGCACAGCAGTTTGGGCTACAAGACACCTGCGGAGGTCGGAGCTCGCCGTGCCCATGCCGGCCCCGTCGCATCATCCCTCGAGCACGGCATCAGCAGCGCCGCAGGACTCTCGTAA
- a CDS encoding polyphosphate kinase 2 family protein — MKRKAYEKELRRLQAQLCMLQDWVKQEGVRVVVVFEGRDAAGKGGTIRAITERVSPRVFRVVALPVPSDREKTQMYPWTRWYDYSQARDMMLAATDTPYAPWFILRSDNKKKARLNCIRFLLEKIPHKRVKRPEAKLPRRSKRGAYDDEASLAGKNFIPERY, encoded by the coding sequence ATGAAGCGCAAGGCCTATGAAAAGGAGCTTCGCAGGCTCCAGGCCCAGCTCTGCATGCTTCAGGATTGGGTCAAGCAGGAGGGGGTGCGCGTCGTCGTGGTCTTCGAAGGGAGGGACGCGGCGGGCAAGGGCGGTACGATTCGCGCCATCACGGAGCGGGTGAGCCCCCGGGTATTCCGAGTGGTGGCCCTGCCGGTCCCCTCGGACCGGGAGAAGACCCAGATGTACCCGTGGACTCGCTGGTACGATTACTCTCAGGCGCGTGACATGATGTTGGCCGCGACGGATACGCCGTATGCGCCCTGGTTCATCTTGCGCTCCGACAACAAGAAGAAGGCGCGGCTCAACTGCATCCGCTTCCTGCTGGAGAAGATTCCTCACAAGAGGGTGAAGCGTCCCGAGGCGAAGCTGCCCCGCCGCTCCAAGCGGGGCGCCTATGACGACGAGGCTTCGCTCGCGGGGAAGAACTTCATACCCGAGAGGTATTGA
- a CDS encoding GAF domain-containing sensor histidine kinase: protein MWPKRTAGFAGWPGFTPTPRSRGSCASWRSAIRPTGARSSRPSASWSGKPFLRSELSEPDMHDYSLDAENARLIRELGTRSGMAVPLMARGRTLGAISMGRTDPKRPFGPSDLALMEELAHRAAMAIDNAHLYQEAQEGIRVREEFLGVAAHELKTPIISMNIVLQSVLRRRNERPSAERLMQALESAEKQVQRLMRLVDDVLDVSRLHAGRLKLHLERVDFLAVVGEVVERFIETAARTGSRVDVRAEGPVEGMWDRSRLDQVVANLLGNALKFGEGRPIEISLSRGEGAAELVVEDHGIGIPPERLLHIFERFERAVPTRHYGGFGLGLYIVRSLTEAMGGTVRVDSTPGLGSRFTVVLPCQPLKEAAGESQA from the coding sequence ATGTGGCCGAAGCGGACGGCAGGATTCGCCGGCTGGCCGGGTTTCACTCCGACCCCGCGAAGCAGAGGGTCCTGCGCGAGCTGGAGGAGCGCTATCCGCCCCACTGGGGCTCGCTCCAGCCGGCCATCCGCGTCATGGTCCGGCAAGCCCTTCCTGCGCTCCGAGCTCTCGGAGCCCGATATGCACGACTACAGCCTCGACGCCGAGAATGCCCGGCTCATCCGCGAGCTGGGGACCCGGAGCGGCATGGCCGTGCCGCTCATGGCGCGCGGACGGACGCTGGGGGCCATCTCCATGGGCCGCACGGACCCGAAGCGCCCCTTCGGGCCATCGGACCTGGCGCTCATGGAGGAACTGGCCCACCGGGCGGCCATGGCCATCGACAATGCCCACCTCTACCAGGAGGCCCAGGAGGGCATCCGCGTCCGTGAGGAGTTCCTCGGTGTCGCGGCGCACGAGCTGAAGACGCCCATCATCTCCATGAACATCGTGCTTCAGTCGGTGCTGCGGAGACGAAACGAGCGCCCCTCCGCAGAGCGGCTCATGCAGGCCCTCGAGTCGGCCGAGAAGCAGGTGCAGCGCCTCATGCGCCTGGTGGACGACGTGCTGGATGTCTCGCGGCTGCACGCCGGGCGGCTCAAGCTCCACCTGGAGCGCGTGGACTTCCTGGCCGTCGTGGGCGAGGTCGTGGAGCGGTTCATCGAGACCGCCGCCCGAACCGGGTCGCGGGTGGACGTGCGCGCCGAAGGGCCCGTCGAGGGGATGTGGGACCGGAGCAGGCTGGACCAGGTGGTGGCGAACCTCCTCGGCAATGCCCTCAAGTTCGGCGAGGGCAGGCCCATCGAGATTTCGCTCTCACGCGGGGAGGGGGCGGCCGAGCTCGTGGTGGAGGACCACGGCATCGGAATCCCGCCCGAGCGCCTGCTCCACATCTTCGAGCGGTTCGAGCGCGCGGTGCCCACCCGGCACTACGGCGGATTCGGGCTCGGCCTCTACATCGTTCGGAGCCTCACGGAGGCCATGGGCGGCACGGTGCGCGTGGACAGCACGCCGGGCCTGGGCTCGAGGTTCACGGTGGTGCTTCCGTGCCAGCCCCTGAAGGAGGCCGCGGGAGAGTCGCAGGCGTGA
- a CDS encoding ATP-binding protein, whose protein sequence is MVRYTQKLRLSGLLQSLELRCREAADANLPLTEFLYRLLADEVERRDGKQLDVRLRRAAFERPSTLEDFDFSFNVSVPRTQVLELGTCTFVERHENVLVVGPAGVGKSHLAQALGQRACRAGHAVLYVSAHDMLTQLRASRADNSYERRLLRFTTPALLIIDDLGLRPLTGEEGIDMYEIVRRRYERVADFNADGRLDVAATIAAANTVSLFPGLGDGSLSERA, encoded by the coding sequence ATGGTCCGGTACACGCAGAAGCTGCGCCTGTCCGGGCTGCTGCAGTCCCTCGAGCTGCGCTGCCGCGAGGCGGCCGACGCCAACTTGCCGCTGACGGAATTCCTCTACCGACTGCTGGCCGACGAGGTGGAGCGGCGCGACGGCAAGCAGTTGGACGTGCGCCTGCGCCGTGCCGCCTTCGAACGGCCCAGCACCCTGGAGGACTTCGACTTCTCCTTCAACGTCTCCGTCCCGCGCACCCAGGTGCTGGAGTTGGGCACCTGCACCTTTGTCGAGCGGCACGAGAACGTGCTGGTGGTGGGCCCTGCGGGCGTCGGCAAGAGTCACCTCGCCCAGGCGCTGGGCCAGCGAGCCTGTCGCGCCGGCCACGCCGTCCTCTACGTGAGCGCCCACGACATGCTCACGCAGTTGCGCGCCTCACGCGCCGACAACAGCTACGAGCGACGCCTCCTGCGCTTCACCACTCCAGCCCTGCTCATCATCGACGACCTCGGACTGCGGCCACTCACGGGTGAGGAGGGCATCGACATGTACGAGATTGTCCGCCGTCGCTACGAGCGCGTGGCCGACTTCAACGCGGACGGGCGGCTGGATGTCGCCGCGACGATTGCAGCGGCGAACACCGTCAGTCTGTTTCCGGGTCTGGGGGATGGCTCGCTCTCGGAGAGGGCATGA
- a CDS encoding GlcG/HbpS family heme-binding protein, translating to MVRLEDARPLIAAAEKKAQELGQPMNIAVADEGGNLVAHVRMDGAWLGSIDISIKKAFTSRAFDITTQELAKNAQPGGQFYGIHASNDGRVMIFAGGIPLKKNGKVVGAVGVSEGSGDQNHADATAGASAF from the coding sequence ATGGTCCGTCTGGAAGACGCGCGTCCCCTCATCGCCGCAGCCGAGAAGAAGGCTCAGGAACTGGGGCAGCCCATGAACATCGCTGTCGCGGACGAAGGCGGCAATCTCGTCGCGCACGTGCGCATGGATGGGGCGTGGCTGGGCAGCATCGACATCTCCATCAAGAAGGCATTCACTTCGCGTGCCTTCGATATCACCACGCAGGAACTGGCAAAGAACGCCCAACCCGGTGGGCAGTTCTACGGCATCCACGCGTCCAACGACGGAAGGGTGATGATCTTCGCGGGCGGCATCCCGCTGAAGAAGAATGGCAAGGTCGTGGGGGCTGTCGGCGTCAGCGAAGGCTCTGGCGACCAGAACCATGCGGACGCCACCGCGGGCGCGTCCGCTTTCTAG